A genomic region of Clavibacter michiganensis subsp. insidiosus contains the following coding sequences:
- a CDS encoding dipeptide ABC transporter ATP-binding protein — protein sequence MSDVVSIRDLGVTFATDGGDVRAVDGVSLTVSPGEILAIVGESGSGKSVTARTILGLLPDTAVTDGAVLLSDRTGQGAVDVLAISADELRRARGRDVAMVFQEPSTALNPVHTVGWQIIEGLRAHGRVSKKEGRAKAIDILRRVGIPDPETRVDHYPHQFSGGQKQRVVIAMALVLDPGLIVADEPTTALDVTVQAEILDLLRRCRDEFGAAVILITHNMGVVADLADRVAVMYRSRLVEQADVATLFASPKEEYTRNLLASVPKLGEGVAATVERAAVRTRARAAADGEAAPVVVAKGLEIEYPGRLGSPAFRAVKGVDLRIDAGEVLGLVGESGSGKTTIGRAIAGLTNVTGGSLQVLGTEMLGVRERDFRKLRADIGFVFQDPATSFNPRLTIAECVAEPLIVHGRAKSPQAARGRVDELLEAVQLPKAFGDRYPHELSGGQRQRASLARGLALEPSLLVADEPTSALDVSVQARVLELFAELQRELGFAALFISHDLAVVDLLADRIAVLYRGELVEEGTGAEVLGNPQHPYTQRLLASLPVPDPAEQAERRARLHALRAAERPAG from the coding sequence ATGAGCGACGTCGTCTCCATCCGCGACCTCGGGGTCACCTTCGCGACCGACGGCGGCGACGTCCGCGCGGTCGACGGGGTGTCCCTGACGGTGTCGCCCGGCGAGATCCTCGCCATCGTGGGGGAGTCGGGGTCGGGCAAGTCCGTCACCGCCCGCACGATCCTCGGCCTCCTGCCGGACACGGCCGTCACCGACGGCGCCGTCCTCCTCAGCGACCGCACCGGCCAGGGCGCGGTCGACGTGCTCGCGATCTCCGCCGACGAGCTGCGCCGCGCGCGCGGCCGCGACGTCGCGATGGTGTTCCAGGAGCCGTCCACGGCGCTCAACCCCGTGCACACGGTGGGCTGGCAGATCATCGAGGGCCTCCGCGCCCACGGCCGCGTCTCGAAGAAGGAGGGCCGCGCGAAGGCGATCGACATCCTCCGCCGCGTGGGCATCCCCGACCCCGAGACCCGCGTCGACCACTACCCGCACCAGTTCTCCGGCGGGCAGAAGCAGCGCGTCGTCATCGCGATGGCGCTCGTGCTGGATCCCGGGCTCATCGTCGCCGACGAGCCGACCACGGCGCTCGACGTGACCGTGCAGGCCGAGATCCTCGACCTGCTGCGCCGCTGCCGCGACGAGTTCGGCGCGGCCGTCATCCTCATCACGCACAACATGGGCGTCGTGGCCGACCTCGCCGACCGCGTGGCCGTCATGTACCGCTCGCGGCTCGTGGAGCAGGCCGACGTCGCCACGCTGTTCGCGTCGCCGAAGGAGGAGTACACCCGGAACCTGCTGGCGTCCGTCCCGAAGCTCGGCGAGGGCGTCGCCGCGACGGTGGAGCGCGCCGCGGTGCGCACCCGGGCCCGCGCGGCGGCGGACGGCGAGGCGGCGCCCGTCGTCGTCGCGAAGGGGCTCGAGATCGAGTACCCGGGACGTCTCGGCTCGCCCGCCTTCCGGGCCGTCAAGGGCGTCGACCTGCGCATCGACGCCGGCGAGGTCCTCGGGCTGGTGGGGGAGTCGGGCTCCGGCAAGACCACCATCGGCCGCGCCATCGCGGGGCTCACGAACGTGACCGGCGGATCCCTGCAGGTCCTCGGCACCGAGATGCTGGGCGTGCGCGAGCGCGACTTCCGGAAGCTCCGCGCCGACATCGGGTTCGTGTTCCAGGATCCGGCGACGAGCTTCAACCCGCGCCTCACGATCGCCGAGTGCGTGGCCGAGCCGCTCATCGTGCACGGGCGCGCGAAGTCGCCGCAGGCCGCCCGCGGCCGCGTCGACGAGCTGCTCGAGGCCGTGCAGCTGCCGAAGGCCTTCGGCGACCGGTACCCGCACGAGCTCTCGGGCGGGCAGCGCCAGCGCGCGAGCCTCGCCCGCGGGCTCGCGCTCGAGCCGTCGCTGCTGGTCGCCGACGAGCCCACGAGCGCGCTCGACGTGTCCGTGCAGGCGCGCGTGCTGGAGCTCTTCGCCGAGCTGCAGCGCGAGCTCGGATTCGCGGCGCTGTTCATCAGCCACGACCTGGCCGTCGTCGACCTGCTCGCCGACCGCATCGCCGTGCTGTACCGCGGCGAGCTGGTGGAGGAGGGGACGGGCGCCGAGGTGCTCGGCAACCCGCAGCACCCGTACACGCAGCGCCTGCTGGCCTCGCTGCCCGTGCCGGACCCGGCCGAGCAGGCCGAGCGCCGCGCCCGGCTGCACGCGCTCCGGGCCGCCGAGCGGCCGGCCGGCTAG
- a CDS encoding lactonase family protein: MTPEEAAVPEVSMWAGGYTADVGGSGVGITALAVDAITGDLAVVGTAVETPSPSCLLVHGHMVYAVGEAADRVEAFRRGPGGSLQWAGGQPSGGSGPCHLHVVDGLLLTSHYGDGTVAVHPLADDGSLGEAVQLLASEGSGPRPQQDGPHAHATLHVGGGIVLSADLGTDAVHVHELRDGRLDRIGTVALPPGTGPRHMALLSSGRVLLVGELDGTLHALEGQGASWRVAASTACAAEPDARDSAAEVRVSADERLAYVGLRGSERIAVVGIAADGALAPVAAFDCGGATPRHHVIVDDRLHVANQGSGTVASFRLDPATGLPTAGPAVIAVPSPTYLLPVG; encoded by the coding sequence ATGACGCCCGAGGAAGCCGCCGTGCCCGAGGTCTCGATGTGGGCGGGCGGCTACACCGCCGACGTCGGCGGATCGGGCGTCGGCATCACGGCCCTCGCGGTCGATGCCATCACCGGCGACCTCGCGGTGGTCGGCACCGCGGTGGAGACGCCGTCGCCCTCGTGCCTCCTCGTGCACGGCCACATGGTCTACGCGGTGGGCGAGGCGGCCGACCGGGTGGAGGCGTTCCGCCGGGGGCCGGGTGGCTCGCTGCAGTGGGCGGGCGGACAGCCGAGCGGCGGATCCGGCCCCTGCCACCTGCACGTCGTCGACGGCCTGCTCCTCACCTCGCACTACGGCGACGGCACCGTCGCCGTGCACCCGCTCGCCGACGACGGCTCCCTCGGCGAGGCCGTGCAGCTGCTCGCATCCGAGGGATCCGGCCCCCGCCCGCAGCAGGACGGCCCGCACGCGCACGCCACGCTCCATGTCGGCGGCGGCATCGTCCTCAGCGCGGACCTCGGCACCGACGCCGTCCACGTGCACGAGCTCCGCGACGGCCGCCTCGACCGCATCGGGACCGTCGCCCTGCCGCCGGGCACGGGACCGCGCCACATGGCCCTCCTGTCGTCGGGCCGCGTGCTCCTCGTGGGCGAGCTCGACGGCACGCTCCACGCGCTCGAGGGCCAGGGCGCGTCCTGGCGCGTCGCCGCCTCCACCGCGTGCGCGGCCGAGCCGGACGCGCGCGACTCCGCCGCCGAGGTCCGAGTGTCCGCCGACGAGCGCCTCGCGTACGTCGGCCTCCGCGGCTCCGAGCGGATCGCGGTCGTCGGCATCGCCGCCGACGGCGCGCTCGCCCCCGTCGCCGCGTTCGACTGCGGCGGCGCGACGCCGCGCCACCACGTGATCGTCGACGACCGCCTGCACGTGGCCAACCAGGGATCCGGCACGGTCGCCTCGTTCCGGCTCGACCCGGCGACCGGGCTGCCCACCGCCGGGCCCGCCGTGATCGCGGTGCCGAGCCCGACGTACCTCCTGCCCGTCGGCTAG
- a CDS encoding DMT family transporter: MPFDASPVLQAASLTPYQALGIPIALVGAVFLSLGAQLQSQGVAKMEARGKKSTAGLSLRQLGALLGRPSWVAGTVMLGLAIVFQLASLRLAPLIVVQPLGAVALVVTAVLNSRATGKRLELKAKRAVALCIGGVGLFVVFAAVFAKETPIRTPELITILVILALVLALLGGLFLYFRKHVRAIFYIISAGVLYGFVATLAKVVINRLTTGDFDVLTAVCIVALVAATLLGAYFVQTAYSSGPPDLVIAGLTVVDPLVAVCIGVTVLGEAADAPVYAGIAFLVAGAVAVVGVFQLAKHHPHAS; this comes from the coding sequence GTGCCCTTCGACGCCAGCCCCGTTCTCCAGGCCGCCTCGTTGACCCCCTACCAGGCGCTCGGGATCCCGATCGCGCTCGTCGGCGCCGTGTTCCTGTCCCTGGGCGCGCAGCTACAGTCGCAGGGCGTGGCGAAGATGGAGGCGCGCGGCAAGAAGAGCACGGCGGGTCTCAGCCTGCGCCAGCTCGGCGCGCTGCTCGGCCGTCCGTCGTGGGTCGCCGGCACCGTGATGCTCGGCCTCGCCATCGTGTTCCAGCTCGCGAGCCTGCGCCTCGCGCCCCTCATCGTCGTGCAGCCCCTCGGCGCGGTGGCGCTCGTGGTCACGGCCGTCCTCAACTCCCGCGCGACGGGGAAGCGGCTCGAGCTCAAGGCCAAGCGGGCGGTCGCGCTCTGCATCGGAGGCGTCGGCCTGTTCGTCGTCTTCGCGGCCGTCTTCGCGAAGGAGACCCCCATCCGCACGCCCGAGCTCATCACGATCCTGGTGATCCTCGCGCTCGTCCTCGCGCTGCTCGGCGGCCTGTTCCTCTACTTCCGGAAGCACGTGCGCGCGATCTTCTACATCATCAGCGCCGGCGTGCTCTACGGCTTCGTCGCCACGCTCGCCAAGGTCGTCATCAACCGCCTCACGACGGGGGACTTCGACGTGCTGACCGCGGTCTGCATCGTCGCGCTCGTGGCCGCGACCCTGCTCGGCGCGTACTTCGTCCAGACGGCGTACTCGTCGGGCCCGCCCGACCTCGTGATCGCCGGCCTCACGGTCGTCGACCCGCTCGTCGCCGTCTGCATCGGCGTCACCGTCCTGGGCGAGGCCGCGGACGCTCCCGTGTACGCGGGCATCGCCTTCCTCGTCGCGGGCGCCGTGGCCGTCGTCGGGGTCTTCCAGCTCGCCAAGCACCACCCGCACGCGTCCTGA
- a CDS encoding ABC transporter permease, with product MTDTTTTAPAPVPARRTLFQRLPLVSHVRQSVGLQRGMLVAGMVITGVFILLAAFAPLIAPFGFDQDRDDAGSFTRQAAPDAAHIWGTTVGGYDVFSRVVWGTQTALSVVVIAVVLSLFLGVLLGVVSGYLGGWLDRILVVIADAIYPFPTLLLAIVVSIVLTGGQSSLWGGILAAAVSITVVYIPQYFRVIRAEVVRLKAEAFVESAKVIGTSTPRIMFVHVLRNSTRTLPLILTLNASEAILTLAGLGFLGFGISPTSAAEWGYDLNRALADTASGVWWTGVFPGVAIVLLVLGLTLVGESVNDISDPKLRARKRASTKKVAA from the coding sequence ATGACCGACACCACCACCACGGCGCCCGCGCCCGTCCCCGCGCGCCGCACCCTGTTCCAGCGCCTGCCCCTCGTCTCGCACGTGCGGCAGAGCGTCGGCCTCCAGCGCGGCATGCTCGTCGCCGGCATGGTCATCACGGGGGTCTTCATCCTCCTCGCGGCGTTCGCGCCGCTCATCGCCCCGTTCGGCTTCGACCAGGACCGGGACGACGCGGGCTCCTTCACGCGCCAGGCCGCCCCCGACGCCGCGCACATCTGGGGCACGACGGTCGGCGGCTACGACGTGTTCTCCCGCGTCGTCTGGGGCACGCAGACCGCGCTCTCGGTCGTCGTGATCGCCGTGGTCCTGTCGCTGTTCCTCGGCGTGCTGCTCGGCGTCGTCTCGGGCTACCTCGGCGGCTGGCTGGACCGGATCCTCGTGGTCATCGCCGACGCCATCTACCCCTTCCCGACGCTGCTGCTCGCGATCGTCGTGAGCATCGTGCTCACCGGCGGGCAGTCGAGCCTCTGGGGCGGCATCCTGGCCGCGGCCGTGAGCATCACGGTCGTCTACATCCCGCAGTACTTCCGGGTCATCCGCGCCGAGGTCGTGCGGCTGAAGGCGGAGGCGTTCGTCGAGAGCGCCAAGGTCATCGGCACGTCGACGCCGCGGATCATGTTCGTGCACGTGCTGCGGAACTCCACCCGCACGCTGCCGCTGATCCTCACGCTCAACGCGTCCGAGGCCATCCTCACGCTCGCGGGCCTCGGCTTCCTCGGCTTCGGCATCTCGCCGACGTCGGCCGCCGAGTGGGGCTACGACCTGAACCGCGCCCTCGCGGACACCGCGAGCGGCGTCTGGTGGACGGGCGTCTTCCCCGGCGTCGCCATCGTGCTGCTCGTCCTCGGGCTCACGCTCGTGGGCGAGAGCGTCAACGACATCTCCGACCCCAAGCTGCGCGCCCGCAAGCGCGCCTCGACGAAGAAGGTGGCCGCATGA
- a CDS encoding acyltransferase family protein: protein MTSTRPTRTSRSTTVAPEGSSTRSFRGDIQGLRALAVIAVILDHLLAWPSGGFLGVDVFFVISGFIITSLLLRQHDKLGRISFADFYRKRVKRILPASTAVLLVTVLASWMVFLSGRASAIAWDSVAAFFFVANWRFAATDTDYWAADSAVSPVQHYWSLGVEEQFYVVWPILLTLGLALSLRFRGPGRYRGILTAILLVVTVGSFAWAMADTAGNAAVAYFSTLSRAWELGVGALLAVAAPLLRRIPDAARPVIAWAGLAVIGYGLFALSSASPIPAPGSAIPVVGAALVIAGGTGGAQRFLWPLTNPVSRYLGDISYSLYLWHFPVIVILAAVSDTAGLGYPVIVLVLTLGLSVLSYHGLEDPIRRSHWLEPGAAARRKKKRARRHPGFGASTGTKVAALGTAALLTVTFISLAVVRQQEIQEASRLAPGPAASGEEDPTDPAVLAAGDLGALQVQIRDALAATSWPALDPAIDGLEKSAVPVEDGQGCGRTDVANPRSCSFGDSRKPTIMVLGDSTGITLLPTVRAMFEATHHIRGLTFAGCAVMDVQWDFPDASTKGGCLDFRQQAIAAIQEEKPEILFVSNSYGQVLKLASKATGDDAVAEWSAGVQSTIGQVRASVGKVVLVSSPPTGQPLETCATKVSSPADCQASIPGAWKVGDRAQEDAATALGIAYVDTSSLFCWEERCPSFVGSTPTKRDSVHTTPQYAAVITPAFRQILDEALAGVPA from the coding sequence ATGACGAGCACGCGACCCACCCGCACGAGCCGATCGACGACGGTCGCGCCGGAGGGATCGAGCACCCGGTCGTTCCGCGGCGACATCCAGGGCCTGCGCGCCCTCGCCGTGATAGCGGTCATCCTCGACCACCTGCTCGCCTGGCCGTCCGGCGGCTTCCTCGGCGTCGACGTCTTCTTCGTGATCTCCGGCTTCATCATCACGTCGCTCCTGCTCCGCCAGCACGACAAGCTCGGCCGGATCTCGTTCGCCGACTTCTACCGCAAGCGCGTCAAGCGCATCCTGCCGGCCTCGACCGCCGTGCTCCTCGTCACGGTGCTCGCGAGCTGGATGGTCTTCCTCTCCGGCCGCGCGTCCGCCATCGCGTGGGACAGCGTCGCCGCGTTCTTCTTCGTCGCCAACTGGCGCTTCGCCGCGACCGACACCGACTACTGGGCCGCCGACAGCGCCGTCTCGCCCGTGCAGCACTACTGGTCGCTCGGCGTGGAGGAGCAGTTCTACGTCGTCTGGCCGATCCTCCTCACGCTCGGCCTCGCGCTCTCGCTGCGCTTCCGGGGGCCCGGCCGCTACCGGGGGATCCTCACGGCGATCCTCCTCGTCGTCACGGTCGGCTCGTTCGCCTGGGCGATGGCCGACACCGCGGGCAACGCCGCGGTCGCGTACTTCTCCACGCTCTCCCGCGCCTGGGAGCTCGGCGTCGGCGCGCTGCTCGCGGTCGCCGCGCCGCTGCTGCGCCGCATCCCGGACGCCGCCCGGCCGGTCATCGCGTGGGCCGGCCTCGCCGTCATCGGCTACGGCCTGTTCGCGCTGAGCAGCGCGTCGCCGATCCCGGCTCCCGGATCCGCGATCCCGGTCGTCGGCGCCGCGCTCGTCATCGCCGGCGGCACGGGCGGCGCGCAGCGCTTCCTCTGGCCGCTCACGAACCCCGTCTCGCGCTACCTCGGGGACATCTCGTACTCGCTCTACCTGTGGCACTTCCCGGTCATCGTGATCCTCGCGGCCGTCTCCGACACCGCCGGGCTCGGCTACCCGGTCATCGTGCTCGTGCTGACCCTCGGCCTCTCGGTGCTCTCGTACCACGGCCTCGAGGACCCGATCCGCCGCTCGCACTGGCTCGAGCCCGGTGCCGCCGCGCGCCGGAAGAAGAAGCGCGCGCGTCGCCATCCCGGCTTCGGGGCGTCCACGGGCACGAAGGTCGCCGCCCTCGGCACGGCCGCGCTGCTGACGGTCACGTTCATCAGCCTCGCCGTCGTGCGACAGCAGGAGATCCAGGAGGCGTCGCGCCTCGCGCCGGGCCCCGCCGCCTCCGGCGAGGAGGATCCGACGGACCCCGCCGTGCTCGCGGCCGGCGACCTCGGCGCGCTGCAGGTCCAGATCCGCGACGCCCTCGCCGCCACCAGCTGGCCCGCGCTCGACCCCGCGATCGACGGCTTGGAGAAGTCCGCCGTGCCCGTCGAGGACGGCCAGGGCTGCGGCCGCACCGACGTGGCGAACCCGCGCTCCTGCTCCTTCGGCGACAGCCGGAAGCCCACGATCATGGTCCTCGGCGACTCGACCGGCATCACGCTGCTGCCCACGGTGCGGGCGATGTTCGAGGCGACGCACCACATCCGCGGGCTCACCTTCGCCGGCTGCGCCGTCATGGACGTCCAGTGGGACTTCCCCGACGCGTCCACGAAGGGCGGCTGCCTGGACTTCCGGCAGCAGGCGATCGCCGCGATCCAGGAGGAGAAGCCGGAGATCCTGTTCGTCAGCAACAGCTACGGGCAGGTCCTCAAGCTCGCGTCCAAGGCGACGGGCGACGACGCCGTGGCCGAGTGGTCGGCCGGCGTGCAGAGCACCATCGGCCAGGTGCGCGCCAGCGTCGGGAAGGTCGTCCTCGTCTCCTCGCCTCCCACCGGCCAGCCGCTCGAGACCTGCGCCACGAAGGTCTCGTCGCCCGCCGACTGCCAGGCCTCGATCCCCGGCGCCTGGAAGGTGGGCGACCGCGCCCAGGAGGACGCGGCCACCGCGCTGGGAATCGCCTACGTCGACACCTCGTCCCTGTTCTGCTGGGAGGAGCGCTGCCCGTCCTTCGTCGGCAGCACGCCCACGAAGCGCGACAGCGTCCACACGACGCCTCAGTACGCGGCCGTGATCACCC
- a CDS encoding D-isomer specific 2-hydroxyacid dehydrogenase family protein — protein MLPRTEDAYLEAVHEAGGEVAELSGETRGIVWLSIRRAAELTDTLAANPQVQWVQLPFAGVDAFADTLRECDRPDLVWTSAKGAYSEPVAEHALALTLATLRQLPERARATSWGSSAGLSLYRSEVVVVGAGGIALEYVRLLAPFDCSVTVVRRSGDPVEGADRTVTADRLDEVLPGADVVMLAAASTDDTAGLIGAAQLAAMKDTAVLVNIARGALVDPDALLAALRSGGIHGAGLDVTSPEPLPDGHPLFSEPRCIVTPHTADTPDMVRPLLAERIRLNTEAFLRTGDFVGIVEPSSGY, from the coding sequence ATGCTGCCGCGCACGGAGGACGCCTACCTCGAGGCCGTCCACGAGGCCGGCGGCGAGGTCGCCGAGCTGTCGGGGGAGACCCGCGGCATCGTCTGGCTCTCCATCCGCCGCGCCGCGGAGCTCACCGACACGCTCGCCGCGAACCCGCAGGTCCAGTGGGTGCAGCTGCCGTTCGCGGGCGTCGACGCCTTCGCCGACACCCTCCGGGAGTGCGACCGCCCCGACCTCGTCTGGACGAGCGCGAAGGGCGCCTACTCCGAGCCGGTCGCCGAGCACGCCCTCGCGCTGACGCTCGCGACCCTGCGGCAGCTGCCGGAGCGCGCCCGGGCGACCTCGTGGGGATCCTCCGCCGGCCTCTCGCTGTACCGCTCCGAGGTCGTCGTGGTCGGCGCGGGCGGCATCGCGCTGGAGTACGTCCGGCTGCTCGCGCCGTTCGACTGCTCCGTGACGGTCGTCCGCCGCAGCGGCGACCCCGTCGAGGGCGCCGACCGCACCGTCACGGCCGACCGGCTCGACGAGGTGCTCCCGGGCGCCGACGTCGTGATGCTCGCCGCCGCCAGCACTGACGACACCGCCGGGCTCATCGGCGCCGCGCAGCTCGCGGCCATGAAGGACACCGCCGTGCTCGTCAACATCGCGCGCGGCGCGCTCGTCGACCCCGACGCGCTGCTCGCCGCGCTCCGCTCCGGCGGGATCCACGGCGCGGGCCTCGACGTCACGTCGCCCGAGCCGCTGCCCGACGGCCACCCGCTGTTCTCCGAGCCGCGCTGCATCGTCACGCCGCACACCGCCGACACCCCGGACATGGTGCGGCCGCTGCTGGCCGAGCGGATCCGCCTCAACACCGAGGCCTTCCTCCGCACGGGCGACTTCGTCGGCATCGTCGAGCCGAGCTCGGGCTACTGA
- a CDS encoding glycosyltransferase translates to MPNTSGQTPREPATPGRPLRILIGADTFPPDVNGAARFAERLAGGLVRRGHEVHIVAPAASRKHGTWTEVHDGQEMTAHRLHSYRWYPHDWLRFAQPWSVNRDCARILDAVQPDVVHFQSHILTGRGLSIEAEKRGIRIIGTNHFMPENMLQHTLLPVAWQDKAISMAWKAARRTFGRAEAVTTPTRRAAQFLERYTGLEGVIAISCGIDAANYTPDFTPRTRNRIVFVGRVTGEKQIDVLLRAFAILPASLDAELEIVGGGDQKTALEKLAADLGIADRTTFTGYVSDEELRRAYTRATVLAMPSIAELQSIVTMEAMASALPVVAADAMALPHLVHDGENGYLFRPGDVDDLAAKLQRVLELPEDGLQRMKRESLAVVASHDIERTISTFESLYRGESVAAPVTDEARGVTDGSGAA, encoded by the coding sequence TTGCCGAACACCTCAGGGCAGACCCCGCGCGAGCCCGCGACCCCCGGTCGACCGCTGCGCATCCTCATCGGCGCGGACACCTTCCCGCCGGACGTGAACGGCGCCGCGCGGTTCGCCGAGCGCCTCGCCGGAGGCCTCGTCCGCCGCGGCCACGAGGTGCACATCGTCGCGCCGGCGGCCAGCCGCAAGCACGGCACGTGGACCGAGGTGCACGACGGCCAGGAGATGACCGCGCACCGCCTGCACAGCTACCGCTGGTACCCGCACGACTGGCTGCGCTTCGCCCAGCCGTGGTCCGTCAACCGGGACTGCGCCCGCATCCTCGACGCGGTGCAGCCCGACGTGGTGCACTTCCAGTCCCACATCCTCACGGGGCGCGGCCTCAGCATCGAGGCGGAGAAGCGCGGCATCCGCATCATTGGCACCAACCACTTCATGCCGGAGAACATGCTCCAGCACACCCTCCTGCCGGTCGCGTGGCAGGACAAGGCCATCTCCATGGCGTGGAAGGCGGCGCGCCGCACCTTCGGGCGCGCCGAGGCCGTCACGACGCCCACGCGTCGCGCTGCCCAGTTCCTCGAGCGCTACACGGGGCTCGAGGGCGTCATCGCCATCTCCTGCGGCATCGACGCGGCGAACTACACGCCCGACTTCACCCCGCGCACCCGCAACCGCATCGTGTTCGTCGGCCGGGTGACGGGGGAGAAGCAGATCGACGTCCTGCTCCGCGCCTTCGCCATCCTGCCCGCGTCGCTCGACGCGGAGCTCGAGATCGTCGGCGGGGGCGACCAGAAGACGGCGCTCGAGAAGCTCGCCGCCGACCTCGGCATCGCCGACCGCACCACCTTCACCGGGTACGTGTCCGACGAGGAGCTGCGCCGCGCCTACACGCGCGCGACCGTCCTCGCGATGCCGAGCATCGCCGAGCTGCAGTCCATCGTCACGATGGAGGCGATGGCCTCCGCCCTCCCCGTCGTGGCCGCCGACGCCATGGCCCTCCCGCACCTCGTGCACGACGGCGAGAACGGCTACCTCTTCCGCCCGGGCGACGTCGACGATCTCGCCGCGAAGCTGCAGCGGGTGCTCGAGCTGCCCGAGGATGGGCTCCAGCGCATGAAGCGCGAGAGCCTCGCCGTGGTCGCCTCGCACGACATCGAGCGCACGATCTCGACGTTCGAGAGCCTGTATCGTGGCGAGTCCGTGGCCGCGCCGGTCACGGACGAGGCACGCGGCGTGACGGACGGCTCAGGCGCCGCCTAG
- a CDS encoding ABC transporter ATP-binding protein, giving the protein MTHTPRDADADGGSAGPVLDARDLRLAYPARRGAETPPAVDGITLRIEPGEVLGVVGASGSGKSSLARVLAGLVPSGDEGAAVPRITGGDASVLGQGLRRMGRRARTRTTYGIGYVPQDAGTTLHPQLTASEAIAEPIFSRDRRFDSQVAARRVVTLLTALDLPPGTQDRYPHELSSGQRQRVALARALVLGPRLLIADEPTSGVDVMSRVAVLDLLRDLQSRGGFSALVVSHDLAVVERLTDRLAVLHRGTLVGYGAIDDVLADPTHPYVRGLAESRTAADSGREPAEPDPDPVDPIVTLRTPEPPARVPHPRRPRT; this is encoded by the coding sequence ATGACGCACACCCCCCGAGACGCCGACGCGGACGGCGGATCCGCCGGGCCCGTGCTCGACGCCCGCGACCTGCGGCTGGCGTACCCCGCGCGCCGCGGGGCCGAGACGCCGCCGGCCGTCGACGGGATCACGCTGCGGATCGAGCCGGGCGAGGTGCTCGGCGTCGTGGGCGCGAGCGGATCCGGCAAGTCGTCCCTCGCGCGCGTGCTCGCGGGCCTCGTCCCGTCGGGCGACGAGGGGGCGGCCGTGCCGCGGATCACGGGCGGCGACGCCTCCGTCCTCGGCCAGGGCCTCCGCCGCATGGGACGCCGCGCGCGCACGCGCACCACGTACGGCATCGGCTACGTCCCGCAGGACGCCGGCACGACGCTGCACCCGCAGCTCACCGCGAGCGAGGCCATCGCCGAGCCGATCTTCTCCCGCGACCGCCGGTTCGACAGCCAGGTGGCCGCGCGCCGCGTCGTGACCCTGCTCACGGCGCTCGACCTGCCGCCCGGCACGCAGGACAGGTACCCGCACGAGCTCTCCAGCGGCCAGCGCCAGCGCGTCGCCCTCGCCCGCGCGCTCGTGCTCGGCCCGCGCCTCCTCATCGCCGACGAGCCGACGTCGGGCGTCGACGTGATGAGCCGCGTCGCCGTGCTCGACCTGCTGCGCGACCTGCAGTCCCGCGGCGGCTTCTCCGCCCTCGTGGTCAGCCACGACCTCGCCGTCGTCGAGCGCCTCACCGACCGCCTCGCCGTGCTGCACCGCGGCACGCTGGTCGGGTACGGCGCGATCGACGACGTGCTCGCGGATCCCACGCACCCCTACGTGCGGGGACTCGCGGAGTCGCGCACGGCCGCGGACTCCGGCCGGGAGCCCGCCGAGCCGGATCCGGACCCCGTCGACCCGATCGTCACGCTGCGCACCCCTGAACCGCCCGCCCGCGTGCCGCACCCCCGGAGGCCCCGCACATGA
- the def gene encoding peptide deformylase, with product MAVLPIRITGDPVLHAPAREVEAFDDDLRALVADMYDTMDEAPGVGLAAPQVGVPLRVFVYSYETDEGEPLRGVAVNPDLFITPVAVREADEDTEEEGCLSFPGERFPLVRADRAILRAVDLDGRPFEIEAAGWFARILQHEFDHLDGLLYTDRLAHEHRKPVAKVIRRSGWGVPGQSWLPGRDHLED from the coding sequence ATGGCCGTCCTCCCCATCCGGATCACCGGAGACCCCGTCCTGCACGCCCCGGCCCGCGAGGTGGAGGCGTTCGACGACGACCTGCGCGCCCTCGTGGCCGACATGTACGACACCATGGACGAGGCGCCGGGCGTGGGCCTCGCGGCACCCCAGGTGGGCGTACCGCTGCGCGTGTTCGTGTACTCGTACGAGACCGACGAGGGCGAGCCGCTGCGGGGCGTCGCCGTGAACCCGGACCTGTTCATCACGCCCGTCGCGGTCCGCGAGGCCGACGAGGACACCGAGGAGGAGGGCTGCCTGTCGTTCCCGGGCGAGCGCTTCCCCCTCGTGCGCGCCGACCGGGCGATCCTCCGCGCGGTCGACCTCGACGGGCGGCCGTTCGAGATCGAGGCGGCCGGGTGGTTCGCGCGCATCCTGCAGCACGAGTTCGACCACCTCGACGGGCTGCTCTACACCGACCGCCTCGCGCACGAGCACCGGAAGCCGGTGGCGAAGGTGATCCGCCGGAGCGGCTGGGGCGTGCCCGGGCAGTCGTGGCTGCCGGGACGCGACCACCTCGAGGACTGA